In the genome of Arthrobacter alpinus, the window ACGCGAGGTGCTGGCGCGGCTGGGCATCTTTACCGTGGCCGATGTTGCCGCAACACCTCTGCCGTCCCTGCAGAAGGCGCTGGGAAGTACCGGCGCTTCCTTACATGCCCTGTCCTGGGGGATCGATCCGCGGCCGGTGACCCCTGAGCATCAAGAGAAGAGCGTTGGTGCCGAGGAAACTTTCGCCCAGGACACCTTTGACAATGAGGTTTTGACGCGAGAGCTGTTGCGGCTGTCGCATCGAGTTGCAGCTCGCCTCCGCGAGGCCGGGCTAAGTGGCCGCACGCTTGCCCTCAAGATCAAGTATTCCGATTTCTCCACCATCACCCGATCCAAGGCGCTCAGTGCCAGCACCGACAGTGCCACGCAAATCTATGCTGGCACGGTAGCACTGCTGCGTGCCCTGGGGGACCGGCCACAGAGCGTGCGCCTGATCGGCGTACGGGTGGAAAAGCTGGAAACCTTGGACAGTGCGCCACTGCAGTTCACATTGGATCCCCGCGATGACAATTCGCGCAATGCCGAGGTGGTGGGGGATGCCATCGCGGCACGGTTTGGGAACGCGAAAATAGGTCCAGCTCGGCTGCTTAAGCCGCGCGAACAGTAGCAATGCTTGAGTGGGTTTCAGTTCGGCAAAATGAAGCCTATTGTTAGGTGTAGGAGTTAATTTGTTGATGACGAAACGACGAAATTGACAACCGCGGACACAGTATTGAAAGTTCCATGAAAACTGGTTTGTGGGGAATCATTTCGGCGGTAGGGTCGTTAACAAGGAAAGACCCCAGCGGCCCTTGACCTGAAGGAGGTCGTCATGCCCCTCTCTGAACATGAGCAGAGACTGTTGGACCAGTTGGAGCAGCAGCTGCATGCTGAAGATCCCAAGTTTGCCAACGCCCTGTCATCTGAATCATCGCGCTCAATGTCGATGCGCAACGTGGTCATGGGTGTTCTCGTCGTGATCGTCGGATTGCTGACGGTCCTTGGCGGCGTGGCGTCGCAATTGATCGTGGTGGGAATTCTGGGATTCCTCATCATGGGCGGCGGCGTCTACTTGGCACTTTCCAAACCAAAGTTTGCCGCCGATCAGCAGGGCCCCAACGCAACGGGCGGAAAAAGCCGGGCCAAGCAAAAGAGTGGCTTCATGAATGGACTCGAAGAAAAGTGGGAAGAGCGTCGCCGCGAACAGTAGGCGCCGACGTCCACCAGCCTAGTATTTGAACAACCAAGGCCCCTCCGGGGGCCTTTTTTGTTTTAACCCCCATCTCCTCCACTTTCCACCACCGGATGCCCTGGAGCGGCCAAGGGGGCATGATCTGGGTGAACCATGGGTCATTTGCGGGGCGAATACGGCTAAATGACCCCGTCGGGTGGAGTCACTGTGGCGGACACCCCAATATTCCCTCCACCACGCGCCCCGTGTGGGAATCCTTGAAAAGACGCGGAATATTAATCCCATTCACAGCTCAACACGCCCTAAAGTGGAGTTGACGGTGGAGGATTGTGGAGTAATGTGGAGCACGTAAGAGGGGATCGGGGTTAGGCTCTCAACAATGAAGGCGGTGAACGTTGTTTCTCGGAACACATTCACCACGCCTTGATGAGAAGGGCCGCATCATCCTTCCCGCAAAGTTCCGGGAGGAACTTTCCAGCGGACTTGTCCTTACCAAGGGGCAGGAAAACTGTATTTATGTCTTCAGTGCAAGGGAATTCGAAAAGGTCTTAGCCCAAATGCAGGACGCTCCACTGTCCAACATGGCGGCACGGGACTACATTCGAATCTTTCTTTCGGGAGCTTCTGACGAGGTTCCCGACAAGCAAGGAAGGGTGACCATTCCGGCCACCCTTCGTTCCTACGCAGGTCTCGAGAAGGAGCTGGTTGTCATTGGCGCCGGCAGCCGGGCAGAGATCTGGGATTCCGCTGCTTGGCACGAATACCTGACAGCTAAGGAGAGCGCATTCGCCGCAACTGACGAACTCGCCATCCCCGGAATTAGCTAGTCGCATTCGTCAACGAGTAGTTGCACTACAGCGTTCATCGGTGGTCTTGAATGAGATCTCCAGCCGCCCAGCATGGCCTCTTCCTGACTCACCTTCCCCGGAGCCAGGCGTGGCACAGCTTGGCGCGGAGGGGGATCTGGTTCAAGAACACAATCCGCAAAGGTGCGGACGGGCCAGCGCAGCATTAACACAGCAGTACAAGCACCATATTTATT includes:
- the dinB gene encoding DNA polymerase IV, with the translated sequence MHVDMDMFFVAVELRDRPELVGKKVIVGFPGGRSVVLSASYEARALGVRSAMPMSTAMRMCPAAVVIEPRHQLYYQVSADVMTVFGSITDTVEQLSVDEAFLDISGSLRRLGTPLEIGALIRRRIAAEIGITASVGIAASKFVAKVASTRCKPDGMLLIEKARTVEYLHTLPVEALWGVGAKTREVLARLGIFTVADVAATPLPSLQKALGSTGASLHALSWGIDPRPVTPEHQEKSVGAEETFAQDTFDNEVLTRELLRLSHRVAARLREAGLSGRTLALKIKYSDFSTITRSKALSASTDSATQIYAGTVALLRALGDRPQSVRLIGVRVEKLETLDSAPLQFTLDPRDDNSRNAEVVGDAIAARFGNAKIGPARLLKPREQ
- a CDS encoding DUF3040 domain-containing protein, with the protein product MPLSEHEQRLLDQLEQQLHAEDPKFANALSSESSRSMSMRNVVMGVLVVIVGLLTVLGGVASQLIVVGILGFLIMGGGVYLALSKPKFAADQQGPNATGGKSRAKQKSGFMNGLEEKWEERRREQ
- the mraZ gene encoding division/cell wall cluster transcriptional repressor MraZ — translated: MFLGTHSPRLDEKGRIILPAKFREELSSGLVLTKGQENCIYVFSAREFEKVLAQMQDAPLSNMAARDYIRIFLSGASDEVPDKQGRVTIPATLRSYAGLEKELVVIGAGSRAEIWDSAAWHEYLTAKESAFAATDELAIPGIS